The Daucus carota subsp. sativus chromosome 7, DH1 v3.0, whole genome shotgun sequence genome window below encodes:
- the LOC108194823 gene encoding uncharacterized protein LOC108194823, with product MIGIIDTVDDGIDWDITLDNSQIDWDIGTVEEADDSSNGLASYEIINASDIKHSYSQNDAEMTDQASLKNYLHLLKNYLHLRIMLRMRLRREASFWRQSTVVRSLMMYLRLRRFFIKD from the exons ATGATtg GAATTATAGACACTGTGGACGACGGTATTGATTGGGATATTACCCTGGACAACTCTCAGATTGACTGGGATATCGGCACTGTTGAGGAGGCGGACGATAGTAGTAATGGTTTAGCATCTTATGAAATTATCAATGCCAGTGATATTAAACATAGTTATTCCCAAAATGATGCTGAAATGACTGATCAGGCCTCATTAAAGAACTATCTGCACCTGTTAAAGAACTATCTGCACCTGCGTATAATGCTACGAATGAGACTCAGGAGAGAAGCCAGTTTCTGGAGACAGAGTACAGTAGTAAGGTCCTTGATGATGTATTTGAG ATTAAGGCGTTTCTTCATCAAAGATTGA